The DNA sequence ATTGGGTAAGGCTTGTTAATCGGCATCATGCTTAATCGCGTTTCGTCGTTTGGTGCATGTAACGAAACAGCCAAGTTAACTTGAGGAAACCGATCTGTTAGTTCCTTCATTGCAGGAACCAAGCCAACAGTAGAAACCGACAGATGACGCGCTCCCATATTGAATGTATCTGGATTCATCAATTCATCCAAACTACTAAATACCTCTTTTTTATTATGAAGGGGCTCCCCCATTCCCATGTACACAACATTGTTAAGCGTAGATTCCTTTAGCTCCTCTTTCATGTAAAAACGCCAGAAAAGAACCTGATCCGTAATCTCTTCTGAAGTAAGGTTTCTAATCCAACCCATGGTTCCAGTAGCACAGAAATCACAACCAAGGGCGCATCCAACTTGACTACTAATACAAGTAGTCCATAAGCCTGGCTTAGGATTCAATAAAACGGATTCTATTACTTTGCCATCCTCCAACTTTAACAAAGCCTTAAATGCATTCTTTGCCGTTGAGACATACAATTTATGAAGTGTAAATGTCAATACATTCTCCTTCTCTGTCAGCTGATTTCGTAGATCTTTAGAGAACGTGGTTATCTCATCAAAAGACTGAACAGCCTCACTAAAAAAGGCTTTGCTCATTTGCCCCTTTCTAAACTTTGGCAGTTTATGGTCTTGTACTATCCTATCTAATTTTGCTGAATTCATTTTTAACTTCTACCGTTATTTCTTCTCCACTTATATTAAAGCATCTTGGTGATAACAAAGGTATAAAAAGTAGTGCTTTACATTTTGCCAGAATTATACTTTACGTAGATTTATCCTTAATCAGAGAAGAGACCAAACACAATAGAATCAATGAACATCTTGTACACCGAAAGCGCTGGGGGAATCGTACTGAACACCGAAGGGAAAGTTGCTATAGTTAGTCAGCATGGTACCTCTCG is a window from the Flavobacteriales bacterium genome containing:
- a CDS encoding radical SAM protein — translated: MNSAKLDRIVQDHKLPKFRKGQMSKAFFSEAVQSFDEITTFSKDLRNQLTEKENVLTFTLHKLYVSTAKNAFKALLKLEDGKVIESVLLNPKPGLWTTCISSQVGCALGCDFCATGTMGWIRNLTSEEITDQVLFWRFYMKEELKESTLNNVVYMGMGEPLHNKKEVFSSLDELMNPDTFNMGARHLSVSTVGLVPAMKELTDRFPQVNLAVSLHAPNDETRLSMMPINKPYP